A genomic segment from Lignipirellula cremea encodes:
- a CDS encoding YHYH protein, translated as MTIESKPMIHEKFLAVLATAAFVLCTSPALAHPGGHDHDEPHHPQASRTWTLATEGAHLHGAFVAAKDGKVQIRRDDGALATLAMDRLVPSDQKWITERLEEIKRLNTQQGSQLVAQKQPHPPAGKGTTKEQPAPMMLKYFKPFEKTLQLRWDEKYFYVGSNGLPAHPMMVGIRSWQQQVPIPQKYFGDNAWRIPLHPTPAREPMSAKNNFLRGAIALAVNGVPIFNPLNNRGDDAYLFGELDQYGGHCGRADDYHYHLAPVHLEKTTGKDQPIAYALDGYPIFGYQDEQAPDFAPLDWLNGHKDKAGNYHYHATKTYPYLNGGFYGEVTERDGQVDPQPRAEPLRPDLPPLRDAKIIRFEQTEPSSYRLTYEVRGKAGTVSYTLAADGTARFVFVDPSGKTVNETYSPRQPGPGKDDRPRPGDRPERRPPPRREPAAQSPRGAAANRESDLPRLPVTSASVTPQGRLSIDCTCDGAGQSPAIAWKDAPAGTKSFAVSIWHTAPDQEKSYWVVVNIPADVSQLVQNSKGVGQIGLNDKRRAEYDPMCSKGPGVKIYHVTVFALSAEPKLAAGKATRAQLLEAIQDITLAAGTLDFQYERK; from the coding sequence ATGACCATAGAAAGCAAACCGATGATCCACGAAAAATTTCTAGCCGTCCTGGCGACCGCGGCATTCGTACTCTGCACATCGCCGGCCCTGGCCCACCCAGGCGGACACGATCACGACGAACCCCATCATCCCCAAGCATCCCGCACCTGGACGTTGGCAACAGAAGGCGCCCATCTGCACGGCGCGTTCGTCGCCGCGAAGGACGGCAAAGTGCAGATTCGCCGCGACGATGGCGCACTTGCCACGCTGGCGATGGATCGACTCGTCCCGTCCGACCAGAAATGGATTACCGAGCGCTTGGAGGAAATCAAACGCTTGAACACTCAGCAAGGGAGTCAACTCGTGGCCCAGAAGCAACCCCATCCGCCAGCCGGAAAGGGAACCACAAAGGAACAACCTGCGCCGATGATGCTCAAATATTTCAAGCCGTTTGAAAAAACCCTGCAGCTCCGCTGGGATGAGAAATACTTTTACGTGGGGTCCAATGGCCTGCCGGCCCATCCCATGATGGTCGGAATTCGGTCCTGGCAGCAGCAAGTGCCGATCCCGCAAAAGTATTTCGGCGACAACGCGTGGCGAATCCCTTTGCACCCGACGCCGGCCAGGGAGCCGATGTCCGCCAAAAACAACTTCCTGCGCGGAGCCATCGCCCTGGCCGTCAATGGCGTCCCCATCTTCAACCCTCTGAACAATCGCGGCGATGATGCCTACCTGTTCGGGGAGCTGGACCAGTACGGCGGTCACTGTGGCCGCGCGGACGATTATCACTATCACCTCGCGCCCGTTCATCTCGAAAAAACCACCGGCAAGGATCAGCCGATCGCCTATGCGCTCGATGGCTATCCGATCTTTGGCTACCAGGACGAGCAAGCTCCCGATTTTGCGCCGCTGGACTGGCTCAACGGCCACAAGGACAAGGCGGGCAACTACCATTACCACGCGACCAAAACGTACCCCTATCTGAACGGCGGCTTCTATGGCGAAGTCACCGAGCGTGACGGGCAGGTCGATCCCCAGCCGCGAGCGGAACCTCTGCGACCGGACTTGCCGCCGCTACGCGATGCGAAAATCATCCGCTTTGAGCAAACTGAGCCCAGCAGCTATCGCCTGACTTATGAGGTGCGCGGCAAAGCAGGCACGGTCAGCTATACGCTCGCAGCGGATGGGACAGCCAGGTTTGTCTTTGTCGATCCCAGTGGAAAGACGGTCAACGAAACCTATTCTCCCAGGCAACCTGGTCCGGGGAAAGACGACCGGCCGCGTCCCGGCGACCGCCCCGAGCGACGTCCACCCCCGCGACGTGAGCCCGCCGCGCAGTCGCCTCGTGGTGCAGCGGCCAACAGGGAAAGCGATCTCCCCCGACTGCCCGTAACCAGTGCTTCGGTCACCCCGCAGGGACGCCTGAGCATTGACTGCACCTGCGACGGCGCCGGTCAATCGCCAGCCATCGCCTGGAAAGACGCGCCCGCGGGGACAAAGTCATTTGCGGTCAGCATCTGGCATACGGCCCCCGATCAGGAAAAATCGTATTGGGTGGTCGTCAACATTCCAGCCGATGTCTCGCAACTGGTGCAGAACAGCAAGGGAGTCGGACAGATTGGACTCAATGATAAACGCCGCGCCGAGTACGACCCCATGTGCTCGAAGGGCCCGGGGGTGAAGATCTATCACGTCACGGTTTTCGCCTTATCAGCAGAACCGAAACTTGCCGCCGGCAAAGCCACCCGAGCCCAACTCCTCGAAGCGATCCAAGACATCACGCTCGCCGCCGGGACGTTGGACTTTCAATACGAGCGAAAGTAA
- a CDS encoding sigma-70 family RNA polymerase sigma factor produces MDETTRQATRLWTLAQPAVSAFVTSVVRDFGDRDDVLQDTAVAVIESFDSYDPQRPFVAWAIGIARNQVGLYLRRRRRDRLVFDEETVACLAIAFAEVTPQQSRQLDSLKVCLSSLEGRARSLLQLRYEEDCKPAAIAERVGMKPNAVAKALQRLRDQLRACIERRSAEAATV; encoded by the coding sequence ATGGACGAGACCACACGACAAGCGACGCGACTGTGGACGCTGGCTCAACCGGCTGTCTCGGCCTTCGTGACATCGGTGGTCCGTGATTTCGGAGATCGGGACGATGTTCTTCAGGATACGGCGGTGGCGGTTATTGAGTCCTTCGACTCGTATGACCCTCAGCGCCCGTTTGTGGCCTGGGCGATAGGCATCGCCCGAAATCAGGTGGGGCTTTATCTGCGTCGACGACGGCGCGACCGACTGGTCTTCGACGAGGAAACAGTCGCGTGCCTGGCGATTGCCTTTGCGGAAGTTACGCCGCAGCAGTCCCGTCAATTGGATTCTCTGAAAGTGTGCTTGTCTTCCCTGGAAGGTCGGGCGCGAAGTCTCTTGCAATTACGTTATGAGGAGGATTGCAAGCCTGCTGCGATTGCCGAGCGCGTGGGGATGAAGCCGAATGCGGTGGCCAAGGCGCTGCAGCGTCTGCGCGATCAATTGCGGGCCTGCATCGAGCGGAGATCCGCCGAGGCGGCAACCGTATGA